In Fusarium oxysporum f. sp. lycopersici 4287 chromosome 6, whole genome shotgun sequence, a single window of DNA contains:
- a CDS encoding lysophospholipase, with protein MATRELLVVILNHTNEELNLEPQSPSLDHGHWIDAPDSRPPQMILAGESGMLRCKSSHIGGGVQGSVTYRVVGFEANNRVTFLWNVTYVGPNKFDYSCAIDAFTVKVLGGRGSQAVVVFVFAFLVSPAVAQYGTTNGEVLSFLAPRAVTDAPNGYAPGRVSCPQRRPIIRKATTLSTEETSWLKLRGNNTISALKDVLTRANIGDIDTDAYVNGIVSDGGELPRIGIAISGGGYRAMMNGAGAIAAFDNRTTNSTDKGHLGGILQAATYLSGLSGGSWAVGSLYVQNFTTVESIIYASSGLLDSLWQFDNSIIEGPADLSVAQYYRELYQDVKDKADAGYNKTITDYWGRALSYQLVNASDGGPAYTFSSIANDIEFVAATAPMPIIVAVERTSGQLQIAGNSTIIEFNPWEMGSYDPGLAAFAPLKYIGSDFSNGTIKRDGNCIAGVDNAGFVMGTSSSLFNQAFLQIEKAENVPDFLLKAINNTLADIGEENKDIANWPNPFYKYNPRNNLNANSTVLTLVDGGEDLQNIPLHPLLLSERQVDVIFAVDGSADTTTHWPNGTALVATYQSSKEGASTQNSEFPKVPDQNTFINLGLNKRPTFFGCNTHSNNSGPVIVYLPNTPYTYQSNFTTFDLEYSDTERDEIIRNGYNVATMGNATVDSDWPACVGCAVLARSLVRTGTKTPSKCVDCFSRYCWNGTTNSTIPGTYEPEQIITSGVGHPAPFVMAVGVTLLVNFILLYI; from the exons ATGGCCACGAGGGAGCTGTTAGTCGTCATTCTGAATCATACGAATGAGGAACTCAACCTCGAACCCCAATCCCCGAGCCTTGACCATGGTCATTGGATAGACGCGCCAGATTCACGGCCACCGCAGATGATATTGGCAGGTGAGAGTGGTATGCTGCGCTGCAAGTCGAGCCACATAGGCGGGGGGGTTCAGGGCTCTGTTACATACCGAGTTGTTGGATTTGAGGCGAACAACAGGGTGACGTTTCTGTGGAACGTAACTTATGTCGGGCCAAACAAATTTGACTACTCCTGCGCAATCGACGCTTTTACCGTCAAAGTCTTGGGCGGGCGGGGAAGTCAGGCTGTCGTCGTCTTCGTATTTG CGTTTCTGGTCTCGCCCGCCG TGGCACAATATGGAACCACGAATGGGGAAGTCTTGTCATTTCTTGCGCCGAGAGCCGTTACAGATGCCCCCAATGGATACGCCCCAGGCCGAGTCTCATGCCCGCAGAGACGGCCGATCATTCGCAAGGCAACGACCCTATCAACTGAGGAAACGTCATGGCTAAAGCTTCGTGGCAATAACACCATTTCAGCGTTAAAAGACGTTCTCACTCGAGCCAACATTGGCGACATAGACACTGACGCGTATGTGAATGGCATCGTGAGTGATGGCGGCGAGTTACCGCGGATTGGCATTGCCATCTCTGGCGGGGGTTATCgggccatgatgaatggtgCTGGTGCCATCGCCGCATTCGACAATCGAACCACGAATTCTACAGATAAAGGCCATCTAGGCGGCATTCTTCAGGCTGCAACGTACCTCAGTGGCCTGTCTGGGGGTAGTTGGGCTGTAGGAAGTCTCTATGTCCAGAACTTCACGACGGTAGAGTCCATCATCTATGCATCCAGTGGCTTACTAGATAGCCTTTGGCAATTTGATAATTCAATCATTGAAG GGCCAGCAGACTTGTCTGTAGCACAGTATTACCGCGAGCTATACCAAGATGTGAAGGATAAAGCCGATGCGGGCTACAACAAGACCATAACCGACTATTGGGGAAGAGCCTTGTCATATCAGCTTGTCAATGCAAGCGATGGAGGGCCAG CATATACCTTCTCATCGATTGCAAATGACATCGAGTTTGTTGCCGCGACGGCACCTATGCCTATCATTGTTGCGGTGGAGCGGACGTCAGGACAGCTTCAGATAGCGGGCAATTCTACCATCATAGAGTTCAACCCCTGGGAAATGGGATCCTACGATCCGGGACTTGCCGCCTTTGCACCTCTAAAATATATCGGCTCTGACTTCAGCAACGGTACCATCAAGCGAGATGGGAACTGCATCGCTGGGGTTGATAACGCCGGGTTTGTCATGGGGACGTCTTCATCTCTGTTTAACCAGGCATTCCTGCAgattgagaaggctgagaatGTCCCAGACTTCTTGCTTAAAGCCATCAATAACACCCTGGCGGACATTGGCGAAGAGAACAAGGATATCGCCAACTGGCCCAACCCATTCTATAAATACAACCCCAGGAACAACTTAAACGCTAATAGCACGGTTTTAACGCTCGTCGATGGTGGTGAGGACTTGCAAAACATTCCCTTGCATCCACTGCTCTTATCCGAACGCCAAGTGGATGTCATCTTTGCTGTTGACGGCTCCGCTGACACCACGACTCACTGGCCGAACGGCACAGCCCTTGTGGCAACGTATCAGAGTTCCAAGGAGGGCGCCTCCACCCAGAATAGCGAGTTCCCAAAGGTTCCAGATCAAAACACGTTTATCAATCTGGGCCTAAACAAGCGTCCGACCTTCTTCGGTTGCAATACACACTCCAACAACTCAGGACCAGTGATTGTTTACCTACCCAATACGCCGTATACATATCAGTCCAACTTCACAACCTTTGACCTCGAATACAGTGACACCGAGCGGGATGAGATCATTCGTAACGGCTACAACGTCGCAACCATGGGCAATGCCACGGTGGACTCAGACTGGCCCGCCTGCGTAGGCTGCGCGGTGTTGGCACGCAGCTTGGTCCGCACAGGTACGAAGACACCATCCAAATGTGTAGACTGCTTCTCGAGGTACTGTTGGAATGGTACGACAAACTCAACGATTCCGGGTACATACGAGCCGGAGCAGATCATTACCAGTGGTGTAGGGCACCCAGCACCGTTTGTGATGGCGGTGGGAGTTACCCTGTTAGTCAATTTCATTTTGCTGTACATTTGA